A genomic window from Gambusia affinis linkage group LG16, SWU_Gaff_1.0, whole genome shotgun sequence includes:
- the brms1la gene encoding breast cancer metastasis-suppressor 1-like protein-A, which produces MPVHRDREKKESVAEEMEVEEQEHEVSSSDEEESDTSSVSEDGDTSEMDEEDCERRRTECLDEMSNLEKHFNNLKHQLYRERLSQVNCKLAEVEAGRAAEYLDPLAVLLENMQVRTKVAGIYRELCLDSVRNKYDCEIQAACQHWESEKLLLFDTVQSELEEKIRRLEEDRHSIDITSELWNDELSGRKKRQDALSPDKKRRRPSVVSGPYIVYMLPDLDILEDWTAIRKSVAALGPHRVKVDTDSCLFPFRSDKNRPILNC; this is translated from the exons ATGCCGGTGCACCGCGACCGAGAGAAGAAGGAGAGTGTAGCAGAGGAGATGGAGGTAGAAGAACAGGAGCATGAAGTTTCCAGCTCAGACGAGGAGGAATCTGACACCTCTTCTGTCTCTGAGGATGGAGACACTTCTG AAATGGATGAGGAAGATTGTGAACGGAGGAGAACGGAGTGCCTGGATGAAATGTCCAACCTGGAGAAACACTTTAACAATCTGAAGCACCA GTTGTATCGAGAGCGACTCAGCCAGGTGAACTGCAAGCTGGCGGAGGTCGAGGCCGGGCGGGCAGCGGAATACCTCGATCCTCTGGCGGTACTGCTGGAGAACATGCAGGTCCGCACTAAAGTGGCAG GTATTTACCGAGAGCTGTGTCTGGATTCTGTGAGGAACAAGTACGACTGTGAAATCCAGGCTGCTTGCCAACACTGGGAG AGcgagaaactgctgctgtttgataCAGTGCAGAGCgagctggaggagaaaatcAGGAGACTGGAAGAAGACAGGCACAGCATCGACATCACATCAG AGCTGTGGAATGATGAGCTGTCTGGGAGGAAGAAAAGGCAAGATGCTTTAAGTCCAGATAAGAAGAGGAGGCGACCGTCTGTGGTTTCTG GTCCATATATTGTCTATATGCTGCCAGATTTGGACATCCTAGAGGACTGGACAGCCATCAGAAAG TCTGTTGCTGCCTTGGGCCCTCACAGAGTGAAGGTTGACACGGACAGCTGCTTGTTCCCCTTCCGATCTGACAAAAATAGGCCGATTCTCAACTGCTGA